One genomic segment of Mesoterricola silvestris includes these proteins:
- a CDS encoding serine hydrolase: protein MPRGFLPALIFALPLAAQADIDRAVEGARAAFNVPGMAVAVVQDGKVVLAKGYGVRRLGAPAPVTPGTLFAIASNTKIFTASALAMLVDEGKLSWDDRVVDRLPGFQMSDPYVTREMRIGDLLCHRSGLGLGAGDLMFFPPTDLTAEEIVHRLRFVPLATSFRSAYAYDNILYTVAGEVIRAVSGRPWAEFIRERFFGPLGMASSRTSIRDVRPGEDVASAHAMEGDRLVPVAHEVMDNSAPAGAIVASAEDMTRWVRALLAKGDLGGGKRLFTEKRARELWTPLTLIPHPEPPPALAESRSDFLAYAMGEDVRTYRGHLVVSHTGGLQGMVTEVTMVPGRNLGIIVFTNQEEGAAFRAVTNTVLDHYLGAPAKDWVGAYREVRAAQKAKARDAVAGAAGARNAASRPSLPLEGYAGRYRDPWYGDVLVEAAGGKLSIRFTHTPALAGTLEHWQYDTFVARWKDRTLDADAYVTFSLGPDGKVARVAMKAVSPSTDFSYDFHDLALAPVAPGAPERW from the coding sequence ATGCCCCGCGGTTTCCTTCCTGCCCTGATTTTCGCGCTCCCCCTCGCCGCCCAGGCCGACATCGACCGCGCGGTGGAGGGCGCCCGCGCCGCCTTCAACGTGCCCGGCATGGCCGTGGCGGTGGTGCAGGACGGCAAGGTGGTCCTGGCCAAGGGCTACGGCGTGCGCAGGCTGGGGGCCCCGGCGCCCGTGACGCCCGGGACCCTCTTCGCCATCGCCTCCAACACGAAGATCTTCACGGCCTCGGCCCTGGCCATGCTCGTGGACGAAGGGAAGCTTTCCTGGGACGACCGGGTCGTGGACCGCCTCCCGGGCTTCCAGATGAGCGATCCCTACGTCACCCGCGAGATGCGCATCGGGGACCTGCTCTGCCACCGCAGCGGGCTGGGGCTGGGGGCCGGGGACCTCATGTTCTTCCCCCCCACCGACCTCACGGCGGAGGAGATCGTCCACCGCCTGCGCTTCGTGCCGCTGGCCACGAGCTTCCGCAGCGCCTACGCCTACGACAACATCCTCTACACCGTGGCCGGCGAGGTGATCCGGGCGGTGTCCGGCAGGCCCTGGGCCGAGTTCATCCGGGAGCGCTTCTTCGGGCCCCTGGGCATGGCTTCGAGCCGCACCAGCATCCGGGACGTGCGCCCCGGCGAGGACGTGGCCTCGGCCCACGCCATGGAGGGGGACCGGCTCGTGCCGGTGGCCCACGAGGTCATGGACAACAGCGCCCCCGCCGGGGCCATCGTGGCGTCCGCCGAGGACATGACGCGGTGGGTGCGGGCGCTGCTGGCCAAGGGGGACCTGGGGGGCGGCAAGCGCCTGTTCACCGAGAAGCGGGCCCGGGAGCTGTGGACGCCCCTGACCCTCATTCCCCACCCCGAGCCGCCCCCGGCGCTGGCGGAGTCCCGGTCCGACTTCCTGGCCTACGCCATGGGCGAGGACGTGCGCACGTACCGGGGCCACCTGGTGGTGTCCCACACCGGGGGCCTCCAGGGCATGGTGACGGAGGTGACCATGGTGCCCGGGCGGAACCTCGGGATCATCGTCTTCACCAACCAGGAGGAGGGTGCCGCCTTCCGGGCCGTGACGAACACGGTGCTGGACCACTACCTGGGGGCCCCGGCCAAGGACTGGGTGGGGGCCTACCGGGAGGTGCGGGCCGCCCAGAAGGCCAAGGCCCGGGACGCGGTGGCCGGCGCCGCGGGGGCCCGCAACGCCGCGTCGAGGCCTTCGCTGCCCCTGGAGGGCTACGCGGGCCGGTACCGGGATCCCTGGTACGGCGACGTCCTGGTGGAGGCCGCCGGCGGGAAGCTGTCCATTCGGTTCACCCACACCCCGGCCCTCGCCGGAACCCTGGAGCACTGGCAGTACGACACCTTCGTGGCGCGGTGGAAGGACCGGACCCTGGACGCCGACGCCTACGTGACCTTCTCCCTGGGCCCGGACGGGAAGGTGGCCCGGGTGGCCATGAAGGCCGTCTCGCCTTCCACGGATTTCAGCTACGACTTTCACGATCTCGCACTGGCCCCCGTGGCGCCGGGAGCACCGGAGCGCTGGTAG
- the rsmH gene encoding 16S rRNA (cytosine(1402)-N(4))-methyltransferase RsmH — MTDAPPPRTRRIRYKGTHPRRFEEKYKELDPGAHAGELRKVMDRGQTPAGTHRPICVAEILACLDPRPGEVGLDATLGYGGHARELLARIRPGGRLFGLDVDPLELPRTEARLRALGFGEDLLVVKRMNFAGLPALLPETGGGLDFILADLGVSSMQIDNPARGFTYKSEGPLDLRLNPNRGRSAAALLKALSREELAALLVENSDEPHAEAIAGALHGQDVATTVHLARLVRGVLSEDEARASLQRTFQALRIAVNDELKVLDQFLSHLPAALRPGGRVAILTFHSGEDRRVKKAFLEGWREGIYRDIAREPVRPSSQERHDNPRSSSAKLRWAVRA, encoded by the coding sequence ATGACCGACGCCCCGCCCCCGAGAACCCGCAGGATCCGCTACAAGGGCACCCACCCCCGGCGGTTCGAGGAGAAGTACAAGGAACTGGACCCCGGCGCCCACGCCGGGGAACTGCGCAAGGTCATGGACCGCGGCCAGACGCCGGCGGGGACCCACCGGCCCATCTGCGTGGCCGAGATCCTGGCCTGCCTGGATCCGCGGCCCGGGGAGGTGGGGCTGGACGCCACCCTGGGCTACGGCGGCCACGCCCGGGAGCTCCTGGCCCGCATCCGGCCCGGGGGCCGCCTTTTCGGCCTGGACGTGGACCCGCTGGAGCTGCCGCGCACCGAGGCCCGCCTGCGGGCCCTGGGCTTCGGGGAGGACCTGCTCGTCGTCAAGCGCATGAACTTCGCGGGCCTCCCCGCGCTCCTGCCGGAAACCGGCGGCGGGCTGGATTTCATCCTGGCCGACCTGGGCGTCTCCAGCATGCAGATCGACAATCCCGCCCGGGGCTTCACCTACAAGAGCGAGGGCCCCCTGGACCTGCGCCTCAACCCCAACCGGGGCCGGTCCGCCGCGGCCCTGCTGAAGGCCCTTTCCCGGGAGGAACTGGCGGCGCTGCTGGTGGAGAACTCCGACGAGCCCCACGCCGAGGCCATCGCCGGGGCCCTCCACGGCCAGGACGTGGCCACCACCGTGCACCTGGCGCGGCTGGTGCGGGGCGTCCTCTCCGAGGACGAGGCGCGCGCGAGCCTGCAGCGCACCTTCCAGGCCCTGCGCATCGCCGTCAACGACGAGCTGAAGGTGCTGGACCAGTTCCTCTCCCACCTGCCCGCGGCGCTCCGGCCCGGGGGCCGCGTGGCCATCCTCACCTTCCATTCGGGGGAGGACCGCCGGGTGAAGAAGGCCTTCCTGGAGGGGTGGCGGGAGGGGATCTACCGGGACATCGCGCGGGAGCCCGTCCGGCCCTCGTCCCAGGAGCGCCACGACAACCCGCGGTCCTCGTCGGCAAAGCTGAGGTGGGCGGTACGGGCGTAG